A region from the Desulfuromonas acetexigens genome encodes:
- a CDS encoding DUF2235 domain-containing protein, giving the protein MSKRIIICCDGTWNEPEKMKNGRRVPTNVVKLVRAIEPRDDARGIDQVVYYGRGVGTGAFGYVDKYLGGGTGLGISRNIREAYQFLALNYVEGDEVFCFGFSRGAYTVRCLSGMLDAVGLLDKNDLDHLPDAYAYYRTPPEKRASSKYHLRLIDLPRRWPKIRFLGVWDTVGALGAPTPMLGTISKKLWVGFHDAALSSLVENACQALAVDERRGPFAPALWDRRTGQKSVRQVWFAGVHSNIGGGYADGGLSDLALVWMVDRAREEGLFFDDKYLRDSKRVDPQYAGKLEDSFSLGYRFLQALRVKPYPRPIGQFPDMGEMVHESVIKRLLQPHLDYRPENIVAPGQDPGTIIDQNNPRPTLRIGELLVPIFRERRAARRDLGAEPATLMLGDNVAVPCQVSNYSDAGGVMLAVPQPVEPGTEGVLEYGQIGRHKIRVVWRRENTIGVKFAA; this is encoded by the coding sequence ATGAGCAAGAGAATCATCATCTGTTGCGACGGAACCTGGAACGAGCCGGAGAAGATGAAGAATGGACGGCGGGTGCCGACCAACGTGGTCAAGCTGGTGCGGGCCATCGAACCCCGGGACGATGCGCGAGGGATCGATCAGGTCGTCTATTACGGTCGCGGGGTGGGGACCGGCGCCTTCGGCTACGTCGATAAATACCTCGGCGGCGGCACCGGCCTGGGCATCTCCCGCAACATCCGCGAGGCCTATCAGTTTCTCGCCCTGAACTATGTCGAGGGGGATGAAGTCTTCTGCTTCGGTTTCAGCCGGGGCGCCTACACCGTGCGTTGTCTTTCCGGCATGCTCGATGCCGTCGGGCTGCTCGACAAGAACGACCTCGACCATCTTCCCGACGCCTATGCCTATTACCGCACCCCGCCGGAGAAACGCGCCTCTTCCAAATACCATCTGCGCCTGATCGATCTGCCGCGCCGTTGGCCGAAAATCAGGTTTCTCGGCGTCTGGGACACCGTCGGCGCCCTCGGCGCGCCGACCCCCATGCTCGGGACAATTTCCAAAAAACTCTGGGTCGGTTTTCACGATGCCGCCCTGTCGAGCCTGGTGGAGAACGCCTGCCAGGCGTTGGCCGTCGATGAGCGGCGCGGCCCCTTCGCCCCGGCCCTTTGGGACCGGCGCACCGGGCAGAAAAGCGTGCGGCAGGTCTGGTTCGCCGGGGTCCATTCCAATATCGGCGGCGGTTATGCCGACGGCGGACTCTCCGACCTGGCTCTGGTCTGGATGGTCGACCGGGCGCGGGAAGAGGGGTTGTTTTTCGACGATAAGTATCTCAGGGACAGCAAACGAGTCGATCCTCAATACGCCGGCAAGCTGGAGGATTCTTTCTCCCTCGGCTACCGATTCCTTCAGGCTCTGCGGGTCAAGCCCTATCCCCGGCCTATCGGCCAATTTCCGGATATGGGGGAGATGGTGCACGAAAGCGTCATCAAGCGCCTGCTGCAACCCCATCTCGATTACCGTCCCGAAAACATCGTCGCCCCCGGGCAGGATCCCGGGACGATCATCGACCAGAACAACCCGCGCCCGACCCTCCGCATCGGCGAGCTGCTGGTGCCGATCTTCCGCGAGCGCCGGGCCGCCCGACGCGATCTCGGCGCCGAACCGGCGACCCTGATGCTGGGGGATAACGTCGCCGTCCCCTGTCAGGTTTCCAATTACAGTGACGCCGGCGGCGTGATGCTGGCCGTGCCTCAGCCGGTGGAGCCGGGGACCGAGGGGGTTCTCGAATACGGCCAGATCGGCCGGCACAAGATCCGCGTGGTCTGGCGGCGGGAGAATACGATCGGCGTCAAGTTCGCGGCCTGA
- a CDS encoding GntR family transcriptional regulator — translation MLDPQSPTPLYHQLAERLAAAIRAGEFAPGERIPSEPRLATAYGIGRPTVRQALDALVRQGLLSRRRGSGTYVREAPKEIDLFSLDGTSASFRKQGLAIESRLLGQVARRSIADGERHPLAGREVFTLTRLTRSDDTPVLLEELDLDAVLFPGLDRLDLAGKSLSALAAERYFLRPSGGRQSFAIDYLSGERGQRLEVSAETAILRVERLLHFPQREAGFFSRLYCRTDHFVFSQTLGGFNHA, via the coding sequence ATGCTCGACCCCCAATCCCCCACCCCCCTCTATCACCAACTGGCCGAACGGCTGGCGGCCGCCATCCGCGCCGGGGAGTTCGCGCCGGGCGAGCGCATTCCTTCGGAACCGCGACTGGCGACGGCGTACGGCATCGGTCGGCCGACGGTGCGCCAGGCCCTCGACGCCCTGGTGCGCCAGGGGCTGCTCAGCCGGCGGCGGGGTTCGGGTACCTATGTGCGCGAAGCGCCCAAAGAAATCGATCTTTTCTCCCTCGACGGCACCAGTGCCTCCTTCCGTAAGCAGGGGCTGGCCATAGAGAGCCGCCTGTTGGGCCAGGTTGCGCGCCGGAGCATCGCCGATGGCGAACGCCATCCCCTCGCCGGACGCGAAGTCTTCACCCTGACCCGCCTGACCCGCAGCGACGACACCCCGGTGCTCCTCGAAGAGCTCGACCTCGACGCCGTCCTCTTTCCCGGCCTCGACCGCCTCGATCTCGCCGGGAAATCCCTCTCGGCGCTGGCGGCGGAGCGCTATTTTCTGCGCCCCTCCGGCGGCCGCCAGAGTTTCGCCATCGACTATCTCAGCGGCGAGCGCGGCCAGCGTCTGGAGGTCTCCGCCGAGACCGCCATCCTGCGGGTCGAGCGCCTGCTGCACTTTCCCCAGCGCGAAGCCGGTTTTTTTTCCCGGCTCTACTGTCGCACCGACCACTTTGTCTTCTCCCAAACCCTTGGAGGTTTCAACCATGCGTAA